The Halosimplex litoreum genome has a window encoding:
- a CDS encoding MFS transporter — protein sequence MTTDASDAHEAALDSARSWLLVALGVSMLTTIWGVIFTFTVYVGQLSTAFGLTDLQASSVFSITTAVFLISGGVFGVVAARFPLRSVVAVAGVGLAVAAAGLGAVDSYVGVVAAFALLGTAGGTAFIVVVSLVPQWFDAHEGTAMGITMAGNGLGVLTIPFAWLWLFERVDFRTAFAVVAGAAAVVVLLSSLVFRRPPGHSESTGTVGLDWLRGRLTDRDFVGAALGYGLLWGWYYVLSSQLVDILTTNGIDAAVAAGAFGLVGGVSIFARVGGGFVGDRLGPRTVFAACVALAAACVLVLPAVGSRPALYAVLVGFGIGNGTLAALWSPIVLTRFGADNATATVGLLNTSTAGAAFLSPLAISALRGVTGGYSVPLTILAIVTVVGVGLFYWGTAPESEQGVLERAFSIASD from the coding sequence GTGACGACTGACGCGTCCGACGCGCACGAAGCGGCCCTCGACTCCGCGCGGAGCTGGCTGCTCGTCGCGCTGGGCGTCTCCATGCTCACGACCATCTGGGGCGTCATCTTCACGTTCACCGTCTACGTGGGCCAGCTCTCGACCGCGTTCGGTCTCACCGACCTGCAGGCCTCCTCGGTGTTCTCGATCACGACCGCGGTGTTCCTGATCTCGGGCGGCGTCTTCGGCGTCGTCGCCGCCAGATTCCCGCTGCGGTCGGTCGTCGCCGTCGCCGGCGTCGGCCTTGCGGTCGCCGCCGCCGGACTCGGCGCCGTCGACTCGTACGTCGGCGTCGTCGCCGCGTTCGCGCTGCTCGGGACGGCCGGCGGCACGGCCTTCATCGTCGTCGTCTCGCTCGTCCCGCAGTGGTTCGACGCCCACGAGGGCACGGCGATGGGCATCACGATGGCGGGCAACGGCCTCGGCGTGCTGACGATCCCGTTCGCGTGGCTCTGGCTGTTCGAGCGGGTGGACTTCCGCACCGCCTTCGCCGTCGTCGCCGGCGCGGCCGCCGTCGTCGTCCTCCTGTCGAGTCTCGTCTTCCGGCGGCCCCCGGGACACTCGGAGTCGACGGGCACCGTCGGCCTCGACTGGCTGCGCGGCCGACTCACCGACAGGGACTTCGTCGGCGCGGCGCTCGGCTACGGCCTGCTGTGGGGCTGGTACTACGTCCTCTCGTCACAACTGGTCGACATCCTCACGACGAACGGCATCGACGCCGCCGTCGCCGCCGGCGCGTTCGGCCTCGTCGGCGGCGTCAGCATCTTCGCTCGCGTCGGCGGCGGCTTCGTCGGCGACCGCCTCGGACCGCGCACCGTGTTCGCGGCCTGCGTGGCGCTTGCCGCGGCGTGCGTCCTCGTGCTCCCGGCAGTCGGGTCGCGACCCGCGCTGTACGCCGTGCTGGTCGGGTTCGGCATCGGCAACGGGACGCTTGCCGCGCTCTGGTCACCGATCGTGCTCACGCGATTCGGCGCCGACAACGCGACGGCGACCGTCGGCCTCCTCAACACCTCGACGGCCGGCGCGGCCTTCCTCTCGCCGCTCGCCATCAGCGCGCTCCGCGGCGTCACGGGCGGGTACAGCGTCCCGCTGACCATCCTGGCTATCGTCACCGTGGTCGGCGTCGGCCTGTTCTACTGGGGGACCGCCCCCGAAAGCGAACAGGGTGTACTTGAACGGGCTTTCAGCATAGCATCGGACTGA
- a CDS encoding glucose 1-dehydrogenase: MTEREFPTPQGEYFDFEDEVAFVSGAAGGIGRAVALAFAQQGAAVAVADIDEDGNEETAERIEELGSDALAVTCDLREADEVRAAVEATVAEFGRLDYACNNAGVEQDAVKAADLSIEAWDRILDTDLRGVFLSMKYQIPHVREAGGAIVNVSSGAGVRGFPEVAYTAAKHGVVGLTKSAALEYADTELRINAVCPGIVDTSMMDRVTDNREGGREAAVDQEPIGRMGDPEEIANAVVWLCSDAASFVLGHPLVVDGGQTV, translated from the coding sequence ATGACTGAACGGGAGTTTCCGACGCCACAGGGCGAGTACTTCGATTTCGAGGACGAGGTCGCGTTCGTCTCCGGCGCGGCGGGCGGCATCGGTCGCGCGGTGGCGCTGGCGTTCGCCCAGCAGGGCGCCGCCGTCGCCGTCGCCGACATCGACGAGGACGGCAACGAGGAGACGGCCGAGCGGATCGAGGAACTGGGCAGCGACGCCCTCGCCGTTACGTGCGACCTGCGCGAGGCCGACGAGGTGCGGGCGGCGGTCGAGGCGACGGTCGCGGAGTTCGGCCGGCTCGACTACGCCTGCAACAACGCCGGCGTCGAGCAGGACGCGGTGAAGGCCGCGGACCTGTCGATCGAAGCGTGGGACCGCATCCTCGACACCGACCTGCGCGGCGTCTTCCTCTCGATGAAGTACCAGATCCCGCACGTCCGCGAGGCGGGCGGAGCGATCGTCAACGTCTCCTCGGGCGCCGGGGTCAGGGGCTTCCCCGAAGTCGCCTACACCGCCGCGAAACACGGCGTCGTCGGGCTCACGAAGTCGGCGGCGCTCGAATACGCCGACACCGAGCTCCGTATCAACGCCGTCTGTCCCGGCATCGTCGACACGTCGATGATGGACCGCGTCACCGACAACAGGGAGGGCGGCCGCGAGGCGGCGGTCGACCAGGAGCCGATCGGACGGATGGGCGACCCCGAGGAGATCGCCAACGCCGTCGTCTGGCTGTGCTCGGACGCCGCGTCGTTCGTCCTCGGCCACCCCCTGGTCGTCGACGGAGGCCAGACGGTATGA
- a CDS encoding cupin domain-containing protein, with protein MDVTSLDSADSEETDHPVQVGTPLLSEGIESAFDGTSVNAAEVTFRPGERTKFHAHAGVQILYVTEGTGMIGNREGEREVSEGDLVVFEPGEEHWHGTGEDADEPFSHVYFLAEPEDGELAIQEAP; from the coding sequence ATGGACGTTACCAGTCTGGACTCGGCCGACAGCGAGGAGACGGACCACCCGGTACAGGTCGGAACACCGCTGCTCTCGGAGGGTATCGAGAGCGCGTTCGACGGGACCAGCGTCAACGCCGCCGAAGTGACCTTCCGCCCCGGCGAGCGCACCAAGTTCCACGCCCACGCGGGCGTCCAGATCCTCTACGTCACGGAGGGCACCGGCATGATCGGCAACCGCGAAGGCGAACGCGAGGTCTCGGAAGGCGACCTGGTCGTCTTCGAACCCGGTGAGGAGCACTGGCACGGGACGGGCGAAGACGCCGACGAGCCGTTCAGCCACGTCTACTTCCTCGCCGAGCCCGAGGACGGCGAACTCGCGATCCAGGAAGCGCCCTGA
- a CDS encoding helix-turn-helix domain-containing protein, whose protein sequence is MTVTTEFLIRSPHLPFVGLAESLDSGQFECVHGLCLEHDARVFVVYLEPDESVTEDDLLAFDEVVEVTSLGRASGKDVYQVTIELADVVSEAFSPERFTATQMEPTVVTPEGWYEKKLFQHYEAFNGMRARCEEYGIDIDLISIAQNPSEDDESSQYGLTDRQHEALTLAISRGYYESPRQASTEELAEEMGISQPSMSSLLRRGERQLLTSTLGTEPDLNTLSS, encoded by the coding sequence ATGACCGTCACGACCGAATTTCTCATCCGTTCGCCCCATCTCCCGTTCGTCGGTCTCGCCGAGTCGCTCGACTCCGGGCAGTTCGAGTGCGTCCACGGGCTCTGTCTCGAACACGACGCCCGCGTGTTCGTCGTCTATCTCGAACCGGACGAGAGCGTCACCGAGGACGACCTCCTGGCGTTCGACGAGGTGGTCGAGGTCACGTCGCTGGGACGGGCCAGCGGAAAAGACGTCTATCAGGTCACCATCGAACTGGCCGATGTCGTCTCGGAGGCGTTCTCCCCCGAGCGGTTCACCGCCACCCAGATGGAGCCGACGGTCGTCACGCCGGAGGGCTGGTACGAGAAGAAGCTCTTCCAGCACTACGAGGCGTTCAACGGGATGCGCGCCCGCTGCGAGGAGTACGGCATCGATATCGACCTGATCTCGATCGCCCAGAACCCTTCCGAGGACGACGAGTCCTCGCAGTACGGACTGACCGACCGCCAGCACGAGGCGCTCACCCTCGCCATCAGCCGCGGCTACTACGAGAGCCCGCGACAGGCCAGCACCGAGGAACTGGCCGAGGAGATGGGTATCTCCCAGCCGTCCATGTCGAGCCTGCTCCGAAGGGGCGAGCGGCAACTGCTCACGTCGACGCTCGGGACGGAACCCGACTTAAACACGCTTTCCAGCTAG